A portion of the Malania oleifera isolate guangnan ecotype guangnan chromosome 3, ASM2987363v1, whole genome shotgun sequence genome contains these proteins:
- the LOC131151372 gene encoding amino acid permease 8-like, which yields MSNVVDDHEFQNEESNCESSMDADKVAATDLDDDGRPRRTGTVWTASAHIITTVIGSGVLSLAWGVAQLGWAAGVFTILVFACITFYTSSLLADCYRSPQPLSGSRNYTYMQTVNSYLGGAMSFACGSVQYANLTGMIIGYTITASLSMVAIRKSNCHYKRGREAECRYSGNPYIIGLGVFEIFLSQIPNFHKLAWLSAIAALMSFGYASIGTGLTIAKLISGQGKRTSLKGSEVGANLSAAQKTWSMFRAFGDIAFAFTYSQILIEIQDTLKSSPPENKVMKKANLIGVLTTTTFYVMCGCFGYAAFGSNAPENMLTGFGFDEPFWLIDLANVFIVVHLAGAYQVNAQPVFSAFESWASTRWHKSKFVKYEYPISIGKINLRISLLRLTWRSAFVATVTMVAMALPFFNEIIALLGAIGYWPMTVYFPVEMCIAQKQIKRRTFRWVGLQVLNLACLLLAVAAACGSIQGLNEAFHTYKPFKSKE from the exons GGACGGTGTGGACGGCAAGCGCGCACATAATAACAACGGTGATAGGGTCAGGGGTGCTGTCATTGGCGTGGGGAGTGGCGCAGCTGGGATGGGCAGCTGGAGTTTTCACCATCCTCGTCTTCGCCTGCATCACTTTCTACACTTCCAGTCTCCTTGCTGATTGCTACAGGTCCCCCCAACCCCTGTCTGGTTCACGGAACTACACTTATATGCAGACTGTCAACTCCTACCTAG GTGGAGCGATGTCCTTCGCTTGTGGATCAGTTCAATATGCCAACCTCACTGGGATGATAATTGGTTACACTATCACTGCATCCCTCAGCATGGT GGCCATAAGGAAATCGAATTGCCACTACAAGAGAGGGCGGGAGGCAGAATGCAGGTACTCCGGCAATCCGTATATAATAGGGTTGGgtgtttttgaaattttcctgtCTCAGATCCCAAACTTTCACAAGCTGGCATGGCTCTCCGCCATTGCCGCCCTCATGTCTTTTGGATATGCCTCTATTGGCACCGGACTTACCATTGCAAAACTCATCTCAG GGCAAGGAAAGAGGACGTCCCTAAAAGGATCAGAAGTAGGAGCGAACTTATCTGCAGCTCAGAAAACTTGGAGCATGTTCAGAGCATTCGGAGACATTGCATTTGCTTTCACTTATTCCCAAATTCTTATCGAAATCCAA GACACACTAAAATCCTCACCGCCGGAAAACAAAGTGATGAAGAAGGCTAACCTGATCGGGGTGTTAACGACGACGACATTCTATGTGATGTGCGGTTGCTTCGGGTATGCTGCATTTGGGAGCAACGCGCCAGAGAACATGCTCACCGGGTTTGGATTCGACGAGCCCTTCTGGCTGATCGACTTGGCTAACGTTTTCATTGTGGTGCACCTAGCTGGAGCATACCAG GTAAATGCGCAACCAGTATTTAGCGCGTTCGAGTCGTGGGCTAGCACAAGGTGGCATAAGTCGAAGTTTGTAAAATATGAGTATCCAATAAGCATTGGTAAGATCAACTTGAGGATCAGCTTGTTAAGGCTAACCTGGAGAAGTGCATTTGTTGCGACGGTGACAATGGTGGCTATGGCGCTGCCCTTCTTCAACGAAATCATCGCACTCCTCGGGGCGATCGGGTACTGGCCAATGACGGTGTACTTCCCTGTGGAGATGTGCATTGCGCAAAAGCAAATCAAGCGGCGAACATTCCGGTGGGTCGGGTTGCAGGTGCTCAACTTGGCATGCTTGCTCCTGGCCGTGGCTGCTGCCTGTGGTTCAATCCAGGGCCTCAATGAGGCCTTCCATACCTACAAACCCTTCAAGTCTAAGGAATAA